AGCACCCGCATCAGCATCTCCATTCTGTCAGACTTCCTGATTAAGCTTATGCGCCTGCCCATCTCGTACTTCGATACCAAGATGTTTGGCGATATCATGCAGCGCATCGGCGATCAGGGGCGCATACAGTCGTTCCTAACAGGTAGCTCGCTTAGCACGCTATTTTCCATGTTCAACCTGGTGGTGTTTAGCGTGGTGCTGGCCAGCTTTAACCTTACCATATTTGGGGTATTCGTACTGGCAAGCATACTCTACATTAGCTGGATTGTGCTCTTCCTAAAGAAAAGGCGCGACCTCGACTTTAAGCGTTTCGATATAGCCTCGCAAAACCAGAGCACGCTGGTGCAGCTTATTGGTGGCATGCAGGAGATAAAGATGAACAACTGCGAGAAACAGCGCCGCTGGGAGTGGGAGCATATCCAGGCAAAGTCGTTCCGGCAAAACATGAAGAGCCTTACGCTAAGCCAGTACCAGCAGGTGGGAACCTTTTTCATCAACGAGGGGAAAAACATATTCATCACCTTCTTGGCAGCCCAAGCCGTAATAAACGGTCAGCTTACCCTTGGGGGTATGATGGCCATGCAGTATATCGTGGGTCAGCTAAACAGCCCCATAGAGCAGATTCTTGGCTTTGTGCAATCGCTGCAGGATGCAAAGATAAGCCTCGAGCGCCTCAACGAGATACATGCGCAGGAAGATGAAGAGCCTGCCGAGGTGCAGCTGCTGCAGGAGGTTCCACCTAAGGCTGATATTGCAATTAACAACCTATCCTTTACCTACCCTGGTGCCGGAGAGGAGCCTGTGCTGAAAAATCTCAACCTCAACATTCCATATGGCAAAACAACCGCCATTGTAGGGATGAGCGGTAGCGGAAAGACTACTTTACTTAAGCTGCTACTTAAGTTCTACAAACCCACATCAGGCGAAATTCGAGTAGGGAAATCGTCGCTTTGGAATATCAGCCACAGCCTATGGCGCAGCCGCTGCGGTGTTGTTATGCAGGAGGGGTATATCTTTTCGGATACCATTGCCAACAATATAACCATTGCCGATGAGCACCCCGATATAGAAAGACTCAACTACGCCATAGAGATGGCAAACCTTACCGACTTTATAGAGAGTCTTCCGCTAAGAGCCTCTACCAAGATTGGGGCCGAAGGGAACGGCATAAGCCAAGGGCAAAAGCAACGAATACTAATTGCACGAGCCATCTACAAAAATCCTGATGTAATATTTTTTGATGAGGCTACCAATTCACTCGATGCCAACAACGAGAAGGTGATTATGGAAAATCTTGAGCAATTCTTTAAAGGAAAAACGGTAATCGTAGTGGCTCACCGCCTAAGCACCGTAAAGAATGCCGACCAGATTGTTGTCCTCGAAAAAGGCGAAATCGTAGAGCAGAATACCCACAGCAAACTGGTGGAACAAAAGGGAAAATACTTCGAGTTGGTACGAAACCAGCTTGAGCTAGCAAACTAGGAAACCATGCCGGAAATTATAGACCAAAAGGAGAACGAGGCTGTCAGCAAGTCGTTCCTCATTCAGGAAGCACGAAGCGAAGAGATACAAGAAATAATATCCAAAACGCCCAGATGGATACTCCGATGGGGAATCACCGTATTTTTGCTAATTCTACTTCTTCTGCTTGTTGTATCGTGGCTGGTAAAATACCCCGAAACGGTAACCGCCAGGCTAAGCCTTACCACCGTAAGCTATCCCAAAGCAGTAGTAGTAAAAACATCAGGTAAGCTGATGAGCCTACAGGTAAACGACCAGCAGGAGGTGCAAAAAGGCGCAACGATTGGAGTAATGGAAAGCATAGCCAACTATAAGGATGTTGCCAGATTGGATTCTTCGCTAAGTATTGTGCATCATCTTGTATCGGAAAGAATGTATGACAAGTTGGTGCAACTTAGGCAACCTACCTATCAATACCTCGGCGAGCTGCAAGCATCCTACCAGACCTTCGAGAACAGCTTTATCGACCTACAAAACTACCTTTCGACAGGTATCTATCTCAAAAAGTACGGACTACTAAAAAACGAGCTGCAGCTATCGGAGAAAATGCTGAGCAATACGCTCGACCAAAAAGACCTTCAGGCAAAAGATCTTGAGATCGCAGCGCGTGAATATAACGTAAATAAGATGCTATACGACCAAAAGGTTATTGCGTTATTGGAGCTTAAGAATATTGAGAGTAAATACCTCGCCAAGCGGGGAACCGTAAAGCAGATGGAGTCTACAGTAATAGGCCAACAGAGTAGCATCATCGCAAAGAAGAAAGAAATTATGGAGCTTGAAAACCAAATAGCCATCAAAAAGGCAACCTTCTTACAAGAACTCAATACGCTTAAAGCCGAATTAGAAAAATGGAAGAACAGCTACCTACTTACCGCTCCTATCAATGGGATGGTCACCTATTCGAAACTAATCCAAGAAGGTATAAATCTAAAAGCGGGTGATGAACTTTGTTATGTTGTACCAAGCAGCAACAGGTACAACGGCGAAATTCGATTCTCTCAGTACGCACTGGGTAAGGTAGCCGTTGGCCAAAAGGTAAAGGTTAAATTCACCGCCTACCCCTATCAGGAGTTTGGCATTGTAGAAGGTAGAGTATCTTACGTATCTAAAATTCCTGTTAACGATAGCCTATTTGTGGGTAGGGTTTCGTTCGACAAGGGGCTGGTAACCAACTATCGAAAAACGCTATCCAGCAAGGTAGGCATGACCGCTAATGCTGAAATTATCACCAAAGACAGGAGATTGATTGAGCGATTTTTTAATAATCTTAGGGGGGCTATACAATAATATAACCCTTTCCACTAGAAACCAATTCTAGCGATATTATATAGATTTCTATCTTTTAACCAACCAAAAATTTATTTTTAACAAAAAAGTTGTAGACTCCAGAAATAGCAGAGGGAAGGATGGTAAGTTTACCCCATCGAAAAAAAAATTGAACCAACAATGAATACCATTACACATTACAAACGAAAAGCCCCCGTAGCCGTAGCCCTGCTCCTTGCCATATTCTGCATGGCGGGAGCTAGCGCATCAGCCCAGGTAAACAAGCGGCTGAGCAAGGCAGAGATGAAAACCGACATCGACTACTTCTTCAACACCCTTAGGCAGCACCACCCCAACCCCTACTTCTTCTGCTCGAAGGATTCGGTCGAACGCGAGAAGAGCAAGCTCGAAAGCAGCCTCCCCGATTCGCTGTGCACCTACGACTTTGCCAAGCGGATCGGCACCCTCAACCATCTTTTCGACAGCCATACTACTATCCTTTTCAATTTTTTTTACCAGGATACCACCATTCGGGTACTGCCTAAAATCATTGAGTTAAATTCTAACGACGAGGTCTACATAAGAAATAAGTTCACAAGTTCGTCAACTAGGGTAACAGCCATAAACGGATATCCCACCAAGGAAGTAATGACACGCCTCAACAGCTACTTTACAAATGAGAAAATAATTCCCTTCCAAAGTGTCAAGAAATCCTACCTAAGACGATACATCAATCTCCTAAATATTAATCCACCATTTACCTTTACCATCGCCTACAAAGACACCTCGGCAACCGTCAACATAACGGACCAGCACCTATTCGAGGACAAGCGGGTAGGCTACAAGCTCGATTTCACCCAATGCTTCAA
This window of the uncultured Acetobacteroides sp. genome carries:
- a CDS encoding peptidase domain-containing ABC transporter, whose translation is MLDSPFFKQYDAMDCGPTCLRMVAKHHGRSYSLESLRRRSGITRLGVSLLGIGEAAESIGFRTVGVKISYERLRDEMPLPCIVHWQQNHFVVVYKIAKDRVYVADPGKGLIKYTKEEFIEGWQNSSKTSNMGIALLLEPTPRFYEEEGEENKGISFGLLFRYLGSHHKLIAQLMLGLLAGSILQLVLPFLTQSVVDIGINTNNLSFVYLVLIAQVMLLFGRITVDFIRSWIMLHMSTRISISILSDFLIKLMRLPISYFDTKMFGDIMQRIGDQGRIQSFLTGSSLSTLFSMFNLVVFSVVLASFNLTIFGVFVLASILYISWIVLFLKKRRDLDFKRFDIASQNQSTLVQLIGGMQEIKMNNCEKQRRWEWEHIQAKSFRQNMKSLTLSQYQQVGTFFINEGKNIFITFLAAQAVINGQLTLGGMMAMQYIVGQLNSPIEQILGFVQSLQDAKISLERLNEIHAQEDEEPAEVQLLQEVPPKADIAINNLSFTYPGAGEEPVLKNLNLNIPYGKTTAIVGMSGSGKTTLLKLLLKFYKPTSGEIRVGKSSLWNISHSLWRSRCGVVMQEGYIFSDTIANNITIADEHPDIERLNYAIEMANLTDFIESLPLRASTKIGAEGNGISQGQKQRILIARAIYKNPDVIFFDEATNSLDANNEKVIMENLEQFFKGKTVIVVAHRLSTVKNADQIVVLEKGEIVEQNTHSKLVEQKGKYFELVRNQLELAN
- a CDS encoding HlyD family efflux transporter periplasmic adaptor subunit, whose translation is MPEIIDQKENEAVSKSFLIQEARSEEIQEIISKTPRWILRWGITVFLLILLLLLVVSWLVKYPETVTARLSLTTVSYPKAVVVKTSGKLMSLQVNDQQEVQKGATIGVMESIANYKDVARLDSSLSIVHHLVSERMYDKLVQLRQPTYQYLGELQASYQTFENSFIDLQNYLSTGIYLKKYGLLKNELQLSEKMLSNTLDQKDLQAKDLEIAAREYNVNKMLYDQKVIALLELKNIESKYLAKRGTVKQMESTVIGQQSSIIAKKKEIMELENQIAIKKATFLQELNTLKAELEKWKNSYLLTAPINGMVTYSKLIQEGINLKAGDELCYVVPSSNRYNGEIRFSQYALGKVAVGQKVKVKFTAYPYQEFGIVEGRVSYVSKIPVNDSLFVGRVSFDKGLVTNYRKTLSSKVGMTANAEIITKDRRLIERFFNNLRGAIQ